One Salmo salar chromosome ssa01, Ssal_v3.1, whole genome shotgun sequence DNA window includes the following coding sequences:
- the LOC106606023 gene encoding uncharacterized protein, with protein sequence MSQVAHKVGLCNINILCLAFIFCLIKPVYAKPTPANVFASSSSLEYMTLINPVRNNLDVTTPKLTHFVNTLLGQFESLLGKDGTSPGNLDQVTQGYPGPYTNAKDPQGLVKSLMSVLQTYKKQTASQGNDHVFKLWGKAPKTKKSTNEIKPRVNILTDPTYSEPLVKVNMILGLFFYGFIMIVFIYDSVRVSMEARRRSDALADARLKRKEPPPVEPQSTLSKYRQSIASLFHLENTSSIADGLKANYPKEEPESNTQFADCAKGKSAVSLREWEPLPKSQLTDVCVN encoded by the exons ATGTCACAGGTTGCCCATAAGGTAGGGCTGTGCAATATCAATATTTTATGTTTGGCCTTTATTTTCTGTCTCATAAAGCCAGTTTATGCAAAGCCAACTCCTGCAAATGTTTTTGCTTCCTCATCATCGCTGGAGTACATGACTTTGATCAACCCTGTTCGGAACAACCTCGATGTCACAACCCCAAAACTGACCCATTTTGTAAACACATTGCTTGGACAATTTGAGAGTTTGCTGGGGAAAG ATGGTACTTCTCCAGGTAATTTGGACCAGGTGACTCAAGGATATCCCGGACCCTACACAAACGCTAAAGACCCCCAGGGGCTTGTGAAGTCCCTAATGTCTGTTCTACAGACTTACAAGAAGCAAACAGCATCACAAG GTAATGATCACGTCTTCAAACTGTGGGGAAAAGCTCCAAAAACAAAGAAGAGCACCAATGAAATCAAACCCAGAGTCAACATATTGACAGACCCCACTTACTCCGAGCCACTTGTGAAAGTTAACATGATTTTGGGCCTATTTTTCTATGGCTTCATCATGATAG TGTTTATCTATGACTCTGTCCGAGTTTCCATGGAGGCCAGAAGAAGATCTGACGCTCTAGCTGATGCCAGGCTGAAGAGAAAAGAACCACCCCCTGTTGAACCACAGTCAACTTTATCCAAAT ATCGGCAGAGCATCGCTTCATTGTTTCATTTGGAAAATACATCATCCATAGCTGACGGTTTGAAGGCAAATTATCCCAAG GAAGAACCTGAGTCAAACACACAATTTGCAGACTGTGCAAAAGGAAAGAGTGCTGTCAGCCTTAGAGAGTGGGAGCCTCTGCCTA AGTCTCAGCTGACTGATGTTTGCGTCAACTGA
- the elovl6l gene encoding elongation of very long chain fatty acids protein 6-like produces MNESEHQVPLSQYGFEQQFDERGAIEWMQENWSKAFVFCGLYAALVFGGQHFMKERPKLSLRRPLVLWSLSLAIFSIIGAIRTGWYMRYILSTSGFRQSICDQSFYNGPVSKFWAYAFVLSKAPELGDTAFIVLRKQRLIFLHWYHHITVLLYSWYSYKDQVAGGGWFMTMNYSVHALMYSYYAVRAAGYRVPRPFAVVITTFQIAQMAMGLTVSWLVYHWMQEGDCNSYLNNIVWSSLMYLSYLVLFSSFFYQTYMKGKGGKSSKMD; encoded by the exons ATGAATGAGTCTGAACATCAAGTGCCACTTTCTCAATATGGTTTCGAGCAGCAATTTGACGAGCGAGGCGCTATCGAATGGATGCAAGAAAACTG GAGCAAGGCCTTTGTGTTCTGTGGCCTGTATGCAGCGCTGGTCTTTGGAGGCCAACATTTCATGAAGGAGAGGCCTAAACTTAGTCTGCGCAGACCACTGGTgctgtggtcactcagcctgGCCATCTTCAG TATCATTGGAGCAATTCGAACAGGATGGTACATGCGGTATATCCTCTCAACCAGCGGTTTCAGACAGTCTATATGTGACCAGAGCTTCTACAACGGACCAGTGAGCAAGTTCTGGGCCTATGCCTTTGTCCTGAGCAAAGCCCCTGAACTGG GTGACACGGCATTCATTGTGCTCCGTAAGCAGCGGCTGATCTTCCTGCACTGGTACCACCACATTACCGTGCTGCTCTACTCCTGGTACTCCTACAAGGATCAGGTGGCTGGAGGCGGCTGGTTCATGACCATGAACTACTCTGTTCACGCACTCATGTATAGCTACTACGCAGTGCGGGCAGCCGGCTACCGGGTTCCACGCCCCTTTGCCGTGGTCATCACCACCTTCCAGATCGCTCAGATGGCCATGGGGCTGACGGTCAGTTGGCTGGTCTACCACTGGATGCAGGAGGGGGACTGCAACTCCTACCTGAACAACATTGTGTGGAGCTCCCTCATGTACCTCAGCTACctggtcctcttctcctccttcttctacCAGACCTACATGAAGGGCAAAGGTGGCAAGAGCTCCAAGATGGACTaa